ATCCTTGCAAAATAAAAAGAAGTCTTAAAAATATTGTATCGTGGTATCCCCGACAGGGTTTGAACCTGTGGCCTCAGAATTAGGAATTCTGCGCTCTATCCAGCTGAGCTACGAGGACAAAAGGGAATTCTAGAATTTAGAATTCCCTATACTCTGAGCTAAAAAGCTTGGTAATTAGCCATTGCGACTTTTGATAATCTCATCAGCCACATTGCGTGGAACTTCCTCATAATGGTCAAACTCCATTGAGTAAGTAGCACGGCCTTGAGTTTGGCTGCGAAGGTCAGTAGAGTAGCCAAACATTTGTGAAAGTGGGCAGAAGGCTGTAACGATTTTGTTACCGCTTCTTTCATCCATTGAGTTTACTTGGCCACGGCGTTTATTAAGATCGCCGATAACATCACCCATATACTCTTCTGGAGTTTCTACTTCAACTTTCATCATAGGCTCTAGGATAGCTGGATTTGCTTTTTTTGCACCTTCTTTAAAGCCCATTGACGCAGCAAGCTTAAATGCCATTTCAGAGCTATCAACTTCGTGGTAAGAACCATCAAATAGTGTGATTTTCACATCTTCAACAGGATATCCTGCCAAAATACCATTTTGAAGTGCCTCTTGGCAGCCTTTTTCTACTGCTGGGATATATTCTTTTGGTACAACACCACCTTTGATGTCGTTTACAAAAGTAAAGCCGCTACCAGCCTCAACTGGCTCTATACGCAAGAACACATGTCCGTATTGACCACGACCACCAGATTGTTTTGCGTATTTGTATTCTTGCTCAACTGCTGATTTAATAGTCTCGCGGTAAGCAACTTGAGGTTGACCTACCTCTGCTTCAACCTTAAACTCTCTTAGCATACGATCAACGATGATCTCAAGGTGTAGCTCACCCATACCAGAGATGATTGTTTGACCACTTTCTTCATCAGTACTAACTCTAAATGATGGGTCTTCTTGCGCTAGTTTTTGTAGAGCTAAGCCCATTTTTTCTTGGTCAGCTTTTGTTTTTGGCTCAACAGCTACGCTGATAACCGGATCTGGAAAGTCCATTTTTTCTAGGATTACATGGTCTTTTTCGCCAGTTAGAGTATCACCTGTGAAGGTATCTTTTAGGCCTACAACTGCGCCGATTTCACCAGCGTAGATTTCTTTTACTTCTTCGCGTTTGTTTGAGTGCATTCTAAGCAGACGGCCTATACGCTCTTTTTTGCCTTTTACGCTGTTATATACATAGCTTCCACTCTCCAAGCAGCCACGATATACACGAACAAAAGTAAGCTGACCAACAAATGGGTCAGTCATAATCTTAAACGCAAGTCCAGCAAACTCGCCATCATCGCTATTTGCTACGCTTACTTCGCTACCATCGTCATAAACGCCTTTTATCTCAGCAACTTCGTCCGGTGCTGGTAGGTAGTCAATAACAGCATCAAGCAGTGGTTGAACACCTTTATTTTTAAACGCAGTTCCGCATAGCATAGGAATGATAGCCATGCTTAGGCAGCCTTTTTTGATACCTTTTTTGATCTCATCTTCGCTTAGTTCCTCACCAGCAAAAAACTTCTCCATCAAAGCATCATCAGTCTCAGCTATAGCTTCGATCATTTTTGCTCTATATTCTTCAGCTTTGTCTTTTAGTTCAGCTGGGATTTCACCGATATCTGGCAAGCTTGGACCTTTTGCATCGTCCCAAGTAAGCGCTTTCATAGTTACAAGGTCAACTACACCTTTAAAAGTATCTTCTGCACCGATTGGGATTTGAATTGGAACTGGATTAGCTTTTAGACGGTCTTTGATTTGTTGTTCTACACCAAAGAAGTTTGCACCGGTTCTATCCATTTTGTTTACAAATACCATGCGTGGAACACCGTATTTGTTAGCTTGGCGCCAAACGGTCTCGCTTTGTGGTTGAACACCACCAACAGCGCAAAATACAGCCACAGCACCATCAAGCACACGCATAGAACGCTCAACTTCAATAGTAAAATCAACGTGTCCTGGGGTGTCAATAAGATTTATTTGATGATCTTTCCAAAAACAAGTTGTAGCAGCAGATGTGATAGTAATACCACGCTCACGCTCTTGTTCCATCCAGTCCATAGTAGCAGCACCTTCGTGAACCTCGCCTATTTTGTGGCTAACGCCTGTGAAAAATAATATACGCTCACTAGTAGTTGTTTTACCAGCGTCGATGTGAGCTGCGATACCGATGTTTCTAACACGGTTAAGTGGAGTTTGTCTAGCCATTTTCTCCCCCTATTACCAGCGGTAGTGAGCGAAGGCTTTGTTTGCCTCTGCCATTTTGTAAGTGTCTTCTTTTTTCTTAAATGCTGAACCACGAGAGTTTGCAGCATCTAGTAGCTCGCCAGCTAGTTTTTCTATCATTGTGTGCTCGCTTCTTTTGCGTGCGAAGCTGATGATCCAGCGGATTGCAAGCGCTTGTTGACGTGCTGGGCGAACTTCTACTGGAACTTGGTAAGTAGCACCACCCACACGGCGTGATTTTACTTCCATTACTGGTTTTACATTGTCTATAGCGTCGTTAAAGACATCTATGCCTTTTACTTCTTTATTCTTGCTCTCGATTGCTTTTAGAGCACCATACATGATTTCTGTGGCAACTGATTTTTTGCCATCATACATAAGTGAGTTGATAAATTTTGTAATGATCTTGCTTGAATAAACTGGATCAGGCATTACTTCCCTAACGGGAGCTTTTCTTCTTCTCATTGTTTTTCCTTCAAATTTTTGTAATTTTACTCAGGCTGCGAAAAGCACACTTGATAGTCTTAGCAGTCTGCGTCTGAGTAGATTATTTGACAATATAACCGCACTTTGCGGCAACTTTAAAACTAGAATTCCAAAGAATTCTAGATTATTTTTTCGCTGCACCCTCTTTTGGTCTTTTTGCACCGTATTTAGAGCGAGAAACTGTTCTTTTAGCAACACCAGCAGTATCCAAAGCACCGCGAACGATATGGTATTTAACACCTGGTAAGTCCTTAACACGACCGCCACGAACTAGCACGATGCTGTGCTCTTGTAGGTTGTGTCCCTCACCACCAATGTAGCTAATAACCTCAAATCCGCTTGTTAAGCGAACTTTGGCAACTTTACGAAGCGCTGAGTTTGGTTTTTTAGGTGTAGTTGTATATACACGAGTACAAACTCCACGTCTTTGCGGACACTCTTTTAGCGCAGGTGATTTGCTCTTGCTAATCACTTTTTTGCGCTCTTTGCGAACTAATTGATTGATAGTAGGCACGCAAAATCCTTTCTTGAAAAAATTTAAAAAAGACTGAAATTATATAAAAATAAGCTTAAAATACATTGAAAAAGAATAAAAATCTAGGGAATTCTAGATTTTTTTATAAAATAATTCTAGAATTCCCTAAAAAATCTAGAGAATTCTAGAATTCTCTATTTATTTAAAGCATGTTTTAGCACATCAGAGATGGTATTTACTGCTATGATCTCCATGCCGTTTTTTACTTCATCAGGGATATCTACTAGATCTCGCTCGTAGTTTTTAGCAGGTATTAGCGCTGTTTTGATTTTGGCTTTAAAAGCTGCGATTAGCTTTTCTTTTAGCCCACCGATTGGTAGCACTTCACCACTTAGCGTTATTTCGCCTGTCATTGCCACATCGTGGCGAACGCTTTTGTTACTAAAAATACTAGCAATAGCCGTGCTCATTGTAATTCCAGCACTTGGGCCATCTTTTGGCGTGGCGCCTTCTGGGACATGGATGTGCAAATCATAGCTATCATATACAGGCATAGGTTTACCCTCTTTGTCATTTCTTATAAGCTCTTTTGGCACTTTTAGCTTACCTGAATCAATTAGCGTTTTGATTAGCGATCTAGCAATTTGCGCACTTTCTTTCATCACATCGCCTAGCTGACCTGTGATTTCTAGCTTGCCGCTGCCTTTTATGCGAATTGCTTCTATGCGTAGCACATCGCCACCTACACTAGTCCACGCTAGACCATTTACGATGCCTACTTTATCGCTTTTAGGTGCTGGGTTTATTTCATAGACTTTTTTATCTAAAAACTCGCCTAGATTTTTTGGCGTTATGTTTATTTTATAGCCTTTTTGATCGCCGTTTTCTAGGATTTTTAGGGCTGATTTGCGCAAGATATTTGCAGTTTGGCGGCGCAGATTTCGCACTCCGCTCTCACGGGTGTATTCTTCTATTAGCATCTGCACAGCCGCTTTGCTTATGTTTATTTCGCTAGCTTTTAGGCCGTGATTTTCTAGCTCCCCAGGTAGCAAGTATTTTTTGAAAATCTCCATTTTTTCTTGTGGAGTGTAGCTATTTAGCTGGATAAACTCCATTCTATCCCTAAGTGGCGCAGGTATCGGCGCTACTTCGTTTGCGGTGGCTATAAAAACGATTTTAGCTAAGTCAATATTAAAGTTTAGATAATAATCTCTAAACTTGCTATTTTGCTCTGGGTCTAGGATTTCAAGCAAAACCGCAGTTGGATCACCACGATACGATCTAGCAAGCTTGTCAATCTCATCAAGCACTACTACTGGATTCATAGTCTTTGCTTCAATCAGCCCTTGGACTATGCGACCTGGCATTGCGCCGATGTAGGTTCTGCGGTGACCACGAAGCTCATTTACATCCTCTAAGCCTCCTAGTGCTATGCGGACTAGCTTGCGTTTTAGTGCCTTTGAAATGCTATTTGCTAGGCTAGTTTTTCCCACGCCTGGAGGTCCTACAAAGCAAAGAATAGTGCCTTTGTTTGCCTTGCTTTCGCACTTTCTTTTTTCTAGCAGTTCTCTTAGAGCAAAATACTCTATAATACGCTCTTTTGGCTTTTTTAGCCCATAATGATCGCGGTCAAGCTGCGTAGCTACCATATTTACGCTAAGATCAGCGTGGCTTAGCTTTTCAAAGGGCACATCCAAAGCCCAGTCTAGATATCCTTGCGTCATGCTCGCCTCGCTGCCATCAGGATGCATGCGTGAAAGACGCTCGATTTGCTTATTTATTTCTTTATAAGCATCTTCGCCCATAAAATCTTTTTTCTTTGCTAAGCGTTTTCTATACTCTTCAAGCTCTTCATCACGGTTAGTATCACTGCCTAGTTCTCTTTGTATTTCTTTTAATTGCTCTTTTAAGAAATATTCTTTATTTACCTTATCAATCCTGCTATGAACTTTTGATTTTATTTCTTTTTGTAGTTTGCTAGCTTCTATCTCGCCATCTATATAATCGCTGATTTTTATAACTTTTTCTTCTATATTTGTTACTATAAAAAAGTTATATGCTAACTCTTTTTTTAGCTTCAAAGCCGAACAAACAATATCACAAATGCGCTCTAAATCACTGCTATCATTGATAGTGCGGAGCAAATCATCGCTGATTGCCTGAGAGACTTTGCCAAGGGCTTTAATTTTTTCTTTTAAAATTCCTAGCAAGGCTTCACATTTTTGCTCATTTGGGATTTGTATGTTTAGAGTCTCCAAGCTTGCTAGCATAGGTTTTTGGCTGATTATCTCGCAGATTCTAGCCTTTTTTTCGCCTTGAAATAGTATTTTTATCTTGCCATCTGGCATAGTGCTACGGCGCAAGATATTGCCTACCACACCTGCTTTATAACAACCATCAAAGCCACTTGCTTGGTTGTTTTTGCTTGGCATGATGGCTATTTGCATGTCTTTTTTCATCGCAAGCTCAACAAGCTCAAGCTCGTCTTTTGATGAGAGAAAAATTGGCGTGATCATAAAAGGATATAAAAAAAGATCACTTTCTACAAGTACAGGCAAAACCTGAGAATTACTAGTTATTTCCACGCTTTCCCCCCTATTCAAATGGACGCATATACCAAGGCAAGGTTGGACGCACAAAATCATCTGTGCCTATGCCGCCTTGCTCTAGCCTATCACGGTAGATCTGTGCGCTATCTTCTCTGCCTCTGCGCTCGTATAGACTAGCGATTTCTTCGTGTAAATAAGTCTGCGCAAGATGAAGTTTTGCTAGCATAGTCTCTATAAGTGGGCGATACTGCGAGTTTGGATACTGAGCTAGAAATTCACTAATCTCATCAATGCTTTTTAGCATCAAAGTTTGATTGCGATTTGGCTTAGCAAAGCTATCAAAATTTGCTTTGATTTTAAGAAATTTCGCATACTCAATGCCCTGCGTATCACCAAAACGCTTGATATACTCATCAAGGTAGAAGTTTGCCATAGTATAGCGCTCCTCTGCGGTGTGAGCAGCTGAGAGGATAAGCACAGTTTGAGGTAGATAATCAGAGTTTATATGCTCGCTTGCAAAGCTGATATAGTGTTCATCAGCGTTATCTAGGTTTTTATCACGGATATCACTTAAAATCTGCGCAAACCACTCACTAGGCGTGAGATTAAAAAGTGCGTCGTCTTTTTTATTAAAAGTGCTACAAGCACTAAATATTAGCGCAAAAATCAATATAAAAGTATATTTCATAGCTGGCTCCAAAAAAATCAAATGCGATAATTCTACAAGCTTTTAGTTTAAAAATCAAGTCTTTTGCCATAAAAATAAAAATTTTATTTTCTAAATCTAGAATTCCTAGAATATTTTTACTAATTTCTTGTAGGAATTCAAGTTTATTGTGCTATAATCGGCGGTTAAAATTTATTTTTAGGATTACAAAATGGATGTAAGAGCTGAATATTTAAAGTATTTTAAAAATCTTGGGCATGAAGTAATAGAGAGTGCGCCGCTGGTGCCTGATGATGCGACTTTGCTATTTACAAACGCTGGTATGGTGCCATTTAAGAGCATTTTTACAGGTGCTGTGCCTCGCCCTATTCCACCCATACGCACTAGCTGTCAAACCTGCATAAGAGCTGGTGGCAAGCATAATGACTTAGATAATGTAGGCTACACCGCACGCCACCATACTTTTTTTGAGATGCTAGGAAATTTTAGCTTTGGCGAGTATTTCAAAAAAGAAGCAATAGGCTATGCGTGGGAGTTCGTAACTGGCGTGCTAAAACTGCCAAAAGAGCGTCTTTATGTAAGTGTATATGAAAAAGACGATGAAGCTTATGAGCTGTGGAAGGCTTATGTGATTGATGAGAGCCATATTTACCGCTTTGGCGAAAAAGATAATTTCTGGGCGATGGGCGATACTGGGCCTTGTGGGCCATGTTCTGAGATCTACTACGACCAAGGCGCAGAGCATTTTAAAGGCGAAGAAGACTACATGGGCGGCGATGGCGATCGCTTCCTTGAGATTTGGAACCTTGTATTTATGCAATACGAGCGCTCAAGCGATGGCACGCTAAGCCCACTACCAAAGCCTAGTATAGATACTGGTATGGGTTTAGAGCGTGTTCAAGCGATTTTAGAGGGCAAGTTTAGCAACTACGATACTGAACTTTTCATGCCTTTAATAAACCATGTAGCAAAATTATGCGGAATTCCGTATGAATATGAAAAAGGCGCAAGTTATAGAGTAATCGCTGATCATATTCGCTCGGTTAGTTTTTTACTAGCTCAGGGTGTAAACTTTGATAAAGAGGGCCGTGGATATGTGCTTAGACGCATTTTGCGCCGTGCTGTACGCCACGGATATTTGCTTGGCATAAAAGAGCCATTTATGTATAAGTTAGTTGATACTCTTTGCCAGATTATGGGCTCGCACTATACTTATTTAAATGAAAAGAAAGAAAATATTAAAGAGCTAATCCGCCTTGAAGAAGAGAGATTTCTAGCTACTATTTCGGCTGGGCTTGAGCTATTTAACGCTGAGCTAGCAAATACAAAAGATGTATTTTCTGGCGAGGTGGCATTTAAGCTATATGATACTTACGGCTTTCCGCTTGATCTAACTGCTGATATGCTAAGAGAAAAAGGGCTAAGTGTAGATAGCGCAAAGTTTGATGAGCTAATGAATGAGCAAAAAGCAAGAGCTAAGGCTAGTTGGAAAGGTAGCGGCGATGCGAAGGCTGAAAGTGGCGATTTTAAAGAGCTTTTAGAAGAGTTTGGCGAAAATGAGTTTGTAGGATATGATAATTTAAGCTGGAATTCTAGAATTCTAGCCCTTTTAGATGAGAACTTTAAGCGTGTAAGCTCTCTTAACTCAGGTGTGGGTTATGTTCTGCTTGATAAAACTCCGCTTTATGCTAGAAGTGGTGGGCAGTGCGGCGATACGGGCTTTGTAGGCAAAAATGAAGTGCTTGATACCACAAAGCACTTTGGGCTAAATCTAGCGCAAATCAAGGTCAAAGAGCCACTAAAAGTGGGCGAAAATGTAGAAGTAAAAGTAAATGAAAGCGCAAGACTTCAAACTCGCCGTCATCATAGTGCTACGCACTTGCTTCACGCCGCACTTCGCAAATTCCTTGGTGAGCATATCGCTCAAGCTGGATCTAGCGTGGAGCCAAATCGCTTGCGCTTTGACTTTTCGCATCCAAAGCCAGTAACTAGCCAGGAATTAGAGCAGATTGAAAGCTGGGTAAATGCACAAATCCAAAAAGGAGCAAAGGCAAAAACTGAAATAATGGACATTGAGAGTGCTAAAAACTCAGGTGCAATCGCACTTTTTGGCGAGAAATACGGAGAAATGGTGCGTGTGCTAACGCTTGGTGAGAGCAAGGAATTTTGCGGCGGCACGCATGTAGAAAATATAAATGAAATCGGCTCATTTTTCATCACAAAAGAAAGCGGTGTAAGTGCTGGCGTTAGGCGCATCGAAGCCATTTGTGCTAGTTCTGCTACGCAGTATACAAACGAGCTAAGACATGAGCTTGGCGAGTGCGAAATAGAGCTGAAAAATGCTGATTTGCTAAGTGCTATTAAAAAACTAAAAGCTGAGCTAAAAGCAGCCAAAGACGAGCTAAAAAATGCTAGTTCTAATAGCAGTTTAGAAAGCTTTGATATAAAAGGCGCAAAGGTTGTAATCAGCGAGTTTGGTGGCGATATAAAAAGCAAAATTGACGAGCTAAAAAATGGAGCCGATAAAGTAATAGCCGTGCTAGCAAATGTAAAAGACGGCAAAGTAAGCTTAGCTGTGGGCGTAAAAGGCTGTGAGCTAAAAGCAGGTGAAATAGTGAGCAAAATCGCACCTATAATAAATGGTGGCGGTGGTGGCAGAAGTGACTTTGCCACAGCAGGTGGCAAAGACCCAAGCCGCTTAAATG
Above is a genomic segment from Campylobacter magnus containing:
- the lon gene encoding endopeptidase La, translated to MEITSNSQVLPVLVESDLFLYPFMITPIFLSSKDELELVELAMKKDMQIAIMPSKNNQASGFDGCYKAGVVGNILRRSTMPDGKIKILFQGEKKARICEIISQKPMLASLETLNIQIPNEQKCEALLGILKEKIKALGKVSQAISDDLLRTINDSSDLERICDIVCSALKLKKELAYNFFIVTNIEEKVIKISDYIDGEIEASKLQKEIKSKVHSRIDKVNKEYFLKEQLKEIQRELGSDTNRDEELEEYRKRLAKKKDFMGEDAYKEINKQIERLSRMHPDGSEASMTQGYLDWALDVPFEKLSHADLSVNMVATQLDRDHYGLKKPKERIIEYFALRELLEKRKCESKANKGTILCFVGPPGVGKTSLANSISKALKRKLVRIALGGLEDVNELRGHRRTYIGAMPGRIVQGLIEAKTMNPVVVLDEIDKLARSYRGDPTAVLLEILDPEQNSKFRDYYLNFNIDLAKIVFIATANEVAPIPAPLRDRMEFIQLNSYTPQEKMEIFKKYLLPGELENHGLKASEINISKAAVQMLIEEYTRESGVRNLRRQTANILRKSALKILENGDQKGYKINITPKNLGEFLDKKVYEINPAPKSDKVGIVNGLAWTSVGGDVLRIEAIRIKGSGKLEITGQLGDVMKESAQIARSLIKTLIDSGKLKVPKELIRNDKEGKPMPVYDSYDLHIHVPEGATPKDGPSAGITMSTAIASIFSNKSVRHDVAMTGEITLSGEVLPIGGLKEKLIAAFKAKIKTALIPAKNYERDLVDIPDEVKNGMEIIAVNTISDVLKHALNK
- the rpsG gene encoding 30S ribosomal protein S7 translates to MRRRKAPVREVMPDPVYSSKIITKFINSLMYDGKKSVATEIMYGALKAIESKNKEVKGIDVFNDAIDNVKPVMEVKSRRVGGATYQVPVEVRPARQQALAIRWIISFARKRSEHTMIEKLAGELLDAANSRGSAFKKKEDTYKMAEANKAFAHYRW
- the rpsL gene encoding 30S ribosomal protein S12 — translated: MPTINQLVRKERKKVISKSKSPALKECPQRRGVCTRVYTTTPKKPNSALRKVAKVRLTSGFEVISYIGGEGHNLQEHSIVLVRGGRVKDLPGVKYHIVRGALDTAGVAKRTVSRSKYGAKRPKEGAAKK
- the fusA gene encoding elongation factor G — encoded protein: MARQTPLNRVRNIGIAAHIDAGKTTTSERILFFTGVSHKIGEVHEGAATMDWMEQERERGITITSAATTCFWKDHQINLIDTPGHVDFTIEVERSMRVLDGAVAVFCAVGGVQPQSETVWRQANKYGVPRMVFVNKMDRTGANFFGVEQQIKDRLKANPVPIQIPIGAEDTFKGVVDLVTMKALTWDDAKGPSLPDIGEIPAELKDKAEEYRAKMIEAIAETDDALMEKFFAGEELSEDEIKKGIKKGCLSMAIIPMLCGTAFKNKGVQPLLDAVIDYLPAPDEVAEIKGVYDDGSEVSVANSDDGEFAGLAFKIMTDPFVGQLTFVRVYRGCLESGSYVYNSVKGKKERIGRLLRMHSNKREEVKEIYAGEIGAVVGLKDTFTGDTLTGEKDHVILEKMDFPDPVISVAVEPKTKADQEKMGLALQKLAQEDPSFRVSTDEESGQTIISGMGELHLEIIVDRMLREFKVEAEVGQPQVAYRETIKSAVEQEYKYAKQSGGRGQYGHVFLRIEPVEAGSGFTFVNDIKGGVVPKEYIPAVEKGCQEALQNGILAGYPVEDVKITLFDGSYHEVDSSEMAFKLAASMGFKEGAKKANPAILEPMMKVEVETPEEYMGDVIGDLNKRRGQVNSMDERSGNKIVTAFCPLSQMFGYSTDLRSQTQGRATYSMEFDHYEEVPRNVADEIIKSRNG
- a CDS encoding outer membrane protein assembly factor BamD; amino-acid sequence: MKYTFILIFALIFSACSTFNKKDDALFNLTPSEWFAQILSDIRDKNLDNADEHYISFASEHINSDYLPQTVLILSAAHTAEERYTMANFYLDEYIKRFGDTQGIEYAKFLKIKANFDSFAKPNRNQTLMLKSIDEISEFLAQYPNSQYRPLIETMLAKLHLAQTYLHEEIASLYERRGREDSAQIYRDRLEQGGIGTDDFVRPTLPWYMRPFE
- the alaS gene encoding alanine--tRNA ligase, whose amino-acid sequence is MDVRAEYLKYFKNLGHEVIESAPLVPDDATLLFTNAGMVPFKSIFTGAVPRPIPPIRTSCQTCIRAGGKHNDLDNVGYTARHHTFFEMLGNFSFGEYFKKEAIGYAWEFVTGVLKLPKERLYVSVYEKDDEAYELWKAYVIDESHIYRFGEKDNFWAMGDTGPCGPCSEIYYDQGAEHFKGEEDYMGGDGDRFLEIWNLVFMQYERSSDGTLSPLPKPSIDTGMGLERVQAILEGKFSNYDTELFMPLINHVAKLCGIPYEYEKGASYRVIADHIRSVSFLLAQGVNFDKEGRGYVLRRILRRAVRHGYLLGIKEPFMYKLVDTLCQIMGSHYTYLNEKKENIKELIRLEEERFLATISAGLELFNAELANTKDVFSGEVAFKLYDTYGFPLDLTADMLREKGLSVDSAKFDELMNEQKARAKASWKGSGDAKAESGDFKELLEEFGENEFVGYDNLSWNSRILALLDENFKRVSSLNSGVGYVLLDKTPLYARSGGQCGDTGFVGKNEVLDTTKHFGLNLAQIKVKEPLKVGENVEVKVNESARLQTRRHHSATHLLHAALRKFLGEHIAQAGSSVEPNRLRFDFSHPKPVTSQELEQIESWVNAQIQKGAKAKTEIMDIESAKNSGAIALFGEKYGEMVRVLTLGESKEFCGGTHVENINEIGSFFITKESGVSAGVRRIEAICASSATQYTNELRHELGECEIELKNADLLSAIKKLKAELKAAKDELKNASSNSSLESFDIKGAKVVISEFGGDIKSKIDELKNGADKVIAVLANVKDGKVSLAVGVKGCELKAGEIVSKIAPIINGGGGGRSDFATAGGKDPSRLNEAFKSAKELISASL